A window of Oncorhynchus tshawytscha isolate Ot180627B linkage group LG10, Otsh_v2.0, whole genome shotgun sequence contains these coding sequences:
- the LOC112259741 gene encoding lysophospholipid acyltransferase LPCAT4 isoform X3 produces MYYHSVNSSHNKAERVNLKSGLICQGLPRRHGEAEQSPSNLFFPTPICAHVETDQGAVNKALLEFNQSVLVNRKNPESRKRAVVQIKERLTSNGYWPQMLMFPEGTTTNGTTLIKFKPGAFLAGVPVQPVLLHYPNKLDTVRWTHRGTTWVEALWHTCSQLYTNVTVEYLPVYTPSQEEKDDPNLYADNVQKLMAKTLGIPATDHVMEGRVPTRKLGGLSLPLEPPARETLSLLHKDGLREFEVEAALSKIIDRCQSEQGWRAGVDELAPLLGLTDRQTAAKICGLYSKDDKVDLRQIYLSVTSVSGLLGFKSLLHTAFTLYDRECSGSLTAVDVSDLMGALVGSPQYHTEELYTELSLRGAPTEQDLFSVLTTHPTYQKLISEYFTPEGVESSPPSSPLTKGKAGNNNAGSPSDNRSALPYKTADNGSPLPSKKND; encoded by the exons ATGTATTACCATTCAGTGAATAGCTCACACAACAAAGCTGAAAGGGTTAATTTGAAATCTGGTTTGATCTGTCAAGGCTTGCCTCGTCGCCATGGAGAGGCAGAACAGTCACCAAGCAACTTATTCTTCCCAACACCCATTTGTGCACACGTTGAAACTGACCAGGGCGCAGTTAATAAGG ccctcctgGAGTTTAACCAGTCAGTGTTGGTAAACAGGAAGAATCCAGAATCCAGGAAACGGGCTGTCGTTCAGATCAAAGAGAGGCTCACCTCCAATGGCTACTGGCCACAG ATGCTGATGTTCCCAGAAGGCACCACGACGAACGGCACCACTCTCATAAAGTTCAAACCTG GTGCCTTCCTAGCTGGAGTCCCAGTCCAACCTGTCCTGCTGCACTACCCCAACAAACTG GATACTGTGCGCTGGACCCACAGGGGAACTACCTG GGTTGAGGCATTGTGGCACACCTGCTCTCAGCTCTACACTAACGTTACTGTTGAG TACCTGCCAGTATACACCCCCTCCCAGGAGGAGAAGGATGACCCTAATCTGTATGCAGACAATGTCCAGAAACTCATGGCCAA GACCCTGGGCATCCCGGCGACAGACCATGTGATGGAGGGGCGTGTTCCTACCAGAAAACTGGGAGGGCTCTCCCTCCCCCTTGAACCACCTGCCAGAGaaactctctctctgctgcataaAGACGG tctcaGAGAGTTCGAGGTGGAGGCAGCACTGAGTAAGATAATTGACAGGTGTCAGtcagaacagggttggagggctgGTGTGGATGAGCTGGCACCACTCCtgggactgacagacagacagactgctgcTAAGATCTGTGGACTCTACTCCAAG GATGACAAGGTGGACCTCAGACAGATCTATTTAAGTGTGACATCAGTCTCTGGGCTTCTGGGATTTAAGTCCCTCCTTCACACTGCATTCACT CTGTATGACAGAGAGTGTAGTGGCAGTCTGACTGCAGTGGACGTGTCTGACCTGATGGGGGCGCTAGTGGGGAGTCCTCAGTACCACACAGAGGAACTGTACACTGAACTGTCCTTGAGAGGAGCGCCCACCGAAC AAGACCTGTTCAGTGTGCTGACCACCCACCCCACCTATCAGAAACTGATCAGCGAGTACTTCACACCTGAGGGGGTGGAGTCCTCACCACCATCCTCTCCTCTGACCAAAGGGAAGGCAGGGAACAACAATGCAGGATCGCCTAGCGACAACAGATCGGCCTTGCCTTACAAAACGGCTGATAACGGCTCTCCTCTGCCCAGTAAGAAGAACGACTGA
- the LOC112259741 gene encoding lysophospholipid acyltransferase LPCAT4 isoform X2 — protein sequence MERQNSHQATYSSQHPFVHTLKLTRAQLIRGMVLGSILVPIRVFLAVLCFLIMWPIARLRLAGLSEAERSRPVTTGWRRWLLHPIIWFLSRAVFFFLGFFWFQVKGCRAGHKEAPVLAVAPHSSFLDMLVLTETQLPTVVSRSENQSIPVIGALLEFNQSVLVNRKNPESRKRAVVQIKERLTSNGYWPQMLMFPEGTTTNGTTLIKFKPGAFLAGVPVQPVLLHYPNKLDTVRWTHRGTTWVEALWHTCSQLYTNVTVEYLPVYTPSQEEKDDPNLYADNVQKLMAKTLGIPATDHVMEGRVPTRKLGGLSLPLEPPARETLSLLHKDGLREFEVEAALSKIIDRCQSEQGWRAGVDELAPLLGLTDRQTAAKICGLYSKDDKVDLRQIYLSVTSVSGLLGFKSLLHTAFTLYDRECSGSLTAVDVSDLMGALVGSPQYHTEELYTELSLRGAPTEPFEKFQGPFSPMRRRQGEQMQGIEER from the exons ATGGAGAGGCAGAACAGTCACCAAGCAACTTATTCTTCCCAACACCCATTTGTGCACACGTTGAAACTGACCAGGGCGCAGTTAATAAGG GGCATGGTGTTGGGCTCCATCCTCGTCCCCATACGAGTTTTTCTGGCTGTCCTCTGCTTCCTGATCATGTGGCCTATTGCCCGGCTCCGATTGGCTGGCCTCTCAGAGGCGGAACGGTCCCGGCCAGTAACGACTGGGTGGAGGAGATGGTTACTACACCCCATCATCTGGTTCCTTAGCCGGGCAGTGTTTTTCTTCCTGGGGTTCTTCTGGTTCCAGGTCAAAGGTTGTAGGGCGGGGCATAAGGAGGCTCCTGTGTTGGCAGTGGCACCTCACAGTAGCTTCCTGGATATGTTGGTGCTGACGGAAACCCAGCTGCCTACGGTGGTGTCTAGATCAGAGAACCAAAGCATTCCCGTTATAGGGG ccctcctgGAGTTTAACCAGTCAGTGTTGGTAAACAGGAAGAATCCAGAATCCAGGAAACGGGCTGTCGTTCAGATCAAAGAGAGGCTCACCTCCAATGGCTACTGGCCACAG ATGCTGATGTTCCCAGAAGGCACCACGACGAACGGCACCACTCTCATAAAGTTCAAACCTG GTGCCTTCCTAGCTGGAGTCCCAGTCCAACCTGTCCTGCTGCACTACCCCAACAAACTG GATACTGTGCGCTGGACCCACAGGGGAACTACCTG GGTTGAGGCATTGTGGCACACCTGCTCTCAGCTCTACACTAACGTTACTGTTGAG TACCTGCCAGTATACACCCCCTCCCAGGAGGAGAAGGATGACCCTAATCTGTATGCAGACAATGTCCAGAAACTCATGGCCAA GACCCTGGGCATCCCGGCGACAGACCATGTGATGGAGGGGCGTGTTCCTACCAGAAAACTGGGAGGGCTCTCCCTCCCCCTTGAACCACCTGCCAGAGaaactctctctctgctgcataaAGACGG tctcaGAGAGTTCGAGGTGGAGGCAGCACTGAGTAAGATAATTGACAGGTGTCAGtcagaacagggttggagggctgGTGTGGATGAGCTGGCACCACTCCtgggactgacagacagacagactgctgcTAAGATCTGTGGACTCTACTCCAAG GATGACAAGGTGGACCTCAGACAGATCTATTTAAGTGTGACATCAGTCTCTGGGCTTCTGGGATTTAAGTCCCTCCTTCACACTGCATTCACT CTGTATGACAGAGAGTGTAGTGGCAGTCTGACTGCAGTGGACGTGTCTGACCTGATGGGGGCGCTAGTGGGGAGTCCTCAGTACCACACAGAGGAACTGTACACTGAACTGTCCTTGAGAGGAGCGCCCACCGAAC CATTCGAGAAGTTCCAAGGACCTTTTTCTCCAAtgagaaggaggcaaggagagCAGATGCAAGGAATCGAGGAAAGATGA
- the LOC112259741 gene encoding lysophospholipid acyltransferase LPCAT4 isoform X1 — translation MERQNSHQATYSSQHPFVHTLKLTRAQLIRGMVLGSILVPIRVFLAVLCFLIMWPIARLRLAGLSEAERSRPVTTGWRRWLLHPIIWFLSRAVFFFLGFFWFQVKGCRAGHKEAPVLAVAPHSSFLDMLVLTETQLPTVVSRSENQSIPVIGALLEFNQSVLVNRKNPESRKRAVVQIKERLTSNGYWPQMLMFPEGTTTNGTTLIKFKPGAFLAGVPVQPVLLHYPNKLDTVRWTHRGTTWVEALWHTCSQLYTNVTVEYLPVYTPSQEEKDDPNLYADNVQKLMAKTLGIPATDHVMEGRVPTRKLGGLSLPLEPPARETLSLLHKDGLREFEVEAALSKIIDRCQSEQGWRAGVDELAPLLGLTDRQTAAKICGLYSKDDKVDLRQIYLSVTSVSGLLGFKSLLHTAFTLYDRECSGSLTAVDVSDLMGALVGSPQYHTEELYTELSLRGAPTEQDLFSVLTTHPTYQKLISEYFTPEGVESSPPSSPLTKGKAGNNNAGSPSDNRSALPYKTADNGSPLPSKKND, via the exons ATGGAGAGGCAGAACAGTCACCAAGCAACTTATTCTTCCCAACACCCATTTGTGCACACGTTGAAACTGACCAGGGCGCAGTTAATAAGG GGCATGGTGTTGGGCTCCATCCTCGTCCCCATACGAGTTTTTCTGGCTGTCCTCTGCTTCCTGATCATGTGGCCTATTGCCCGGCTCCGATTGGCTGGCCTCTCAGAGGCGGAACGGTCCCGGCCAGTAACGACTGGGTGGAGGAGATGGTTACTACACCCCATCATCTGGTTCCTTAGCCGGGCAGTGTTTTTCTTCCTGGGGTTCTTCTGGTTCCAGGTCAAAGGTTGTAGGGCGGGGCATAAGGAGGCTCCTGTGTTGGCAGTGGCACCTCACAGTAGCTTCCTGGATATGTTGGTGCTGACGGAAACCCAGCTGCCTACGGTGGTGTCTAGATCAGAGAACCAAAGCATTCCCGTTATAGGGG ccctcctgGAGTTTAACCAGTCAGTGTTGGTAAACAGGAAGAATCCAGAATCCAGGAAACGGGCTGTCGTTCAGATCAAAGAGAGGCTCACCTCCAATGGCTACTGGCCACAG ATGCTGATGTTCCCAGAAGGCACCACGACGAACGGCACCACTCTCATAAAGTTCAAACCTG GTGCCTTCCTAGCTGGAGTCCCAGTCCAACCTGTCCTGCTGCACTACCCCAACAAACTG GATACTGTGCGCTGGACCCACAGGGGAACTACCTG GGTTGAGGCATTGTGGCACACCTGCTCTCAGCTCTACACTAACGTTACTGTTGAG TACCTGCCAGTATACACCCCCTCCCAGGAGGAGAAGGATGACCCTAATCTGTATGCAGACAATGTCCAGAAACTCATGGCCAA GACCCTGGGCATCCCGGCGACAGACCATGTGATGGAGGGGCGTGTTCCTACCAGAAAACTGGGAGGGCTCTCCCTCCCCCTTGAACCACCTGCCAGAGaaactctctctctgctgcataaAGACGG tctcaGAGAGTTCGAGGTGGAGGCAGCACTGAGTAAGATAATTGACAGGTGTCAGtcagaacagggttggagggctgGTGTGGATGAGCTGGCACCACTCCtgggactgacagacagacagactgctgcTAAGATCTGTGGACTCTACTCCAAG GATGACAAGGTGGACCTCAGACAGATCTATTTAAGTGTGACATCAGTCTCTGGGCTTCTGGGATTTAAGTCCCTCCTTCACACTGCATTCACT CTGTATGACAGAGAGTGTAGTGGCAGTCTGACTGCAGTGGACGTGTCTGACCTGATGGGGGCGCTAGTGGGGAGTCCTCAGTACCACACAGAGGAACTGTACACTGAACTGTCCTTGAGAGGAGCGCCCACCGAAC AAGACCTGTTCAGTGTGCTGACCACCCACCCCACCTATCAGAAACTGATCAGCGAGTACTTCACACCTGAGGGGGTGGAGTCCTCACCACCATCCTCTCCTCTGACCAAAGGGAAGGCAGGGAACAACAATGCAGGATCGCCTAGCGACAACAGATCGGCCTTGCCTTACAAAACGGCTGATAACGGCTCTCCTCTGCCCAGTAAGAAGAACGACTGA